The DNA window GATAGAGGTCGCCGAAACGCGTCGAGAGTCGGGTGAGTACTTCCTCGAAAATGCTCTCGAACATCAGGCCGACCTCGCACGTCACGTGGGCGAGTCGCGCACCCGAGATGGTGTCCACGAAAACGAACGCACGCGCGCGCTGACGCAGATGGAGGCCGGCGGTCGACTGTTCCAGTACCGCATAGCCGTTCATTCCGGCACCCAGCGGTTCGCCGGTCATGTCTCCGATGCCCCGGCCGACGTCGAGTCCGCTCGGTGACGTCGATGCCCGACCTGCTCCGAGCGCAACGCTTCCGAGTGCTGCAACGCCGCTCGCGGCAAGGAAAGATCTTCTCCCGATCACCTGATACCTGCCCCTCTCGGCTGGTCGAACTGCACGGTAGCACCGCGCGCCGCTGCACTGAGCCAGATACGATCCGATCATGATCGGGAGAATCGACGAGGTTGTGATCGACTGCGCGGAACCGGCGGTGTTGGCCGCGTTCTGGGCGGGCGTCCTGGGCGGGGTACCGGCCTTGCGTGATCCCGCATGGCACTACGTCGATGTTCCCGGCTTTACCCGCATTGCGTTGCAGCGAGTTCCGGAGGTGAAGACC is part of the Rhodococcus sovatensis genome and encodes:
- a CDS encoding VOC family protein, translated to MIGRIDEVVIDCAEPAVLAAFWAGVLGGVPALRDPAWHYVDVPGFTRIALQRVPEVKTVKNRLHLDVVVTDIAAATRAATDLGATVVESVHSDTAGSFQVLLDPEGNEWCVVVPA